A stretch of the Bartonella henselae str. Houston-1 genome encodes the following:
- a CDS encoding SIMPL domain-containing protein has product MKKVIFKPLKSYPVKMAMIALTLLAASPITHAEESKMKNATITVTATGENQATPDMAIINLAVVTQDKTAQKALADNNKSMNDIINAFKNNGIQANDLQTSGLSIYQSNPNKDHEKKNNGIVYHVSNSLTVRIRDLSNAGKIFDQAMALGVNSVHGITFTNANTKPFYQEARKKAIAEAIEKAKTIAEAADLKLGKIIKINENDDNYYSRPHLMSKAVNANYTDTTFSSGELNYSVSVTIVFAID; this is encoded by the coding sequence ATGAAAAAAGTAATTTTCAAACCGTTGAAGAGTTATCCAGTTAAAATGGCTATGATAGCACTCACACTGCTAGCAGCTTCACCTATCACACACGCTGAAGAAAGCAAAATGAAAAATGCAACTATTACGGTTACTGCAACCGGTGAAAATCAAGCAACACCAGATATGGCAATTATCAATCTCGCTGTTGTTACACAAGATAAAACTGCTCAAAAAGCATTAGCGGACAATAATAAATCTATGAATGATATTATAAACGCTTTTAAGAATAATGGCATTCAAGCAAATGATCTGCAAACGTCAGGCTTATCTATTTATCAATCCAATCCAAACAAAGATCACGAAAAAAAGAACAATGGAATTGTCTATCATGTTTCAAATTCTTTAACAGTACGCATTCGTGATCTTTCCAACGCCGGTAAAATATTTGATCAAGCAATGGCGCTCGGCGTCAATTCAGTGCATGGCATTACCTTTACCAATGCCAATACAAAACCGTTCTATCAAGAAGCACGGAAAAAAGCTATTGCTGAAGCGATTGAAAAAGCAAAAACTATAGCAGAGGCTGCTGATTTAAAATTAGGAAAAATTATTAAAATCAATGAAAACGATGACAATTATTATTCAAGGCCACATTTAATGAGCAAGGCAGTCAATGCAAACTATACGGATACAACATTTTCAAGTGGTGAACTAAATTATAGTGTGAGTGTCACCATAGTATTTGCTATCGATTAA
- a CDS encoding YegP family protein: MYFEVFQGVHKQWYWRLISGDEQKIAFSSKGYPTKQDILINIEQIKEITHKALIRELQP, translated from the coding sequence ATGTATTTTGAGGTGTTTCAAGGGGTTCACAAGCAATGGTACTGGCGTCTAATCTCAGGAGATGAACAAAAAATTGCTTTTTCGAGTAAGGGCTATCCAACAAAACAAGATATTCTCATAAATATTGAGCAGATAAAAGAAATTACACATAAAGCCCTTATTAGAGAGCTCCAACCCTAA
- a CDS encoding helix-turn-helix domain-containing protein, with product MTKTEKDWFQRLIKLIKSDGRTMIEISKAAGCGQNYVQQMIKGGKRPSVDKLMALLNTLGNASAIYVITGFNISDEDLKLIALISSGDKKKIEALSLLLTEKKQ from the coding sequence ATGACAAAGACTGAAAAAGATTGGTTCCAACGTTTAATTAAACTAATAAAAAGTGATGGACGAACGATGATTGAAATAAGCAAAGCAGCAGGCTGTGGACAAAACTACGTACAACAAATGATAAAAGGAGGAAAAAGACCCTCCGTAGATAAACTCATGGCTCTTCTTAATACACTCGGAAATGCTAGCGCCATATATGTAATCACAGGTTTTAACATCTCCGATGAAGATTTAAAACTCATAGCTTTGATTTCGTCTGGAGATAAAAAGAAGATTGAAGCTTTAAGTCTTCTGTTGACTGAGAAGAAGCAGTAA
- a CDS encoding YcgN family cysteine cluster protein — MANFMSKEAPFWKVKKLEEMSLSEWESLCDGCGLCCLHKVEDDDTGDIYATSVACRLLDSETCRCRNYVHRKSIVPDCIFLNLATIKTVRWLPENCAYRLIYEGKDLYWWHPLVSGNYQTVHQTQFSARGQIEIYEDELSSEEDYLQYITGILCEGR; from the coding sequence ATGGCTAATTTTATGAGTAAAGAGGCTCCCTTTTGGAAAGTAAAAAAATTAGAAGAAATGTCCCTTTCTGAGTGGGAGAGTCTTTGTGATGGCTGTGGGCTTTGTTGTCTACACAAAGTGGAAGATGATGATACTGGTGATATCTATGCTACCAGTGTTGCTTGTCGTCTTTTAGATAGTGAAACTTGCCGGTGTCGGAACTATGTTCATCGTAAATCAATTGTGCCAGATTGTATATTTTTGAATCTTGCGACGATTAAAACAGTTCGTTGGCTTCCGGAAAATTGTGCTTATCGATTAATTTATGAGGGGAAAGATCTCTATTGGTGGCATCCACTGGTGTCAGGAAATTATCAAACAGTCCATCAAACACAATTTTCTGCGCGTGGACAAATAGAGATTTACGAAGATGAATTATCTTCTGAAGAAGATTACCTTCAATATATCACCGGCATTCTTTGTGAAGGCCGGTGA